Proteins from a single region of Hydra vulgaris chromosome 12, alternate assembly HydraT2T_AEP:
- the LOC136088192 gene encoding tigger transposable element-derived protein 4-like, translated as MTASWNETTLPTLLLNYKLENIFNADEFGLFYQCLPNKTYHLSREKCFGGKNSKVRLTGIAAGSATGEKLPMFVIGKSKNPRCFKHIKQLPCTYKNQLKSWMTGDLFTEWVMKLDSFFRAQDRKVALLVDNCSAHPHIEGLSNINQIFFPPNTTSVLQPMDQGVIRSLKAHYRHKIVRLCIKAVDNNEPMPKISILQAMKDLVSSWNAVSKKTVINCFKKAGISKTNKSIEEADDDHSFNFLTEELNRLRELDPRAVQEDLSAESYIGLDCDVVTTGSLATDAEIIAQILDPNFENDDNEVEDSVDEAIDVEAPPRPSDIQLEIAFETIQNASLYSSKYGNEIQSLALKLEDLMKMGKMDNLKQYQITDFFQKL; from the coding sequence ATGACTGCTTCGTGGAATGAAACTACACTTCCAACATTGCTTTTGAATTACAAGcttgaaaacattttcaatgccgATGAGTTTGGACTATTTTACCAGTGCCTACCAAACAAAACATACCATTTATCACGAGAAAAATGTTTTGGGggaaaaaatagtaaagtcAGACTAACAGGCATAGCAGCAGGGAGTGCAACGGGAGAAAAATTACCTATGTTTGTTATTGGAAAATCTAAAAACCCACGGTGTTTTAAGCACATTAAACAACTTCCTTGCACATataaaaatcagctaaaaagTTGGATGACCGGAGACCTTTTTACAGAATGGGTAATGAAACTTGACTCATTTTTTCGTGCTCAAGACAGGAAAGTAGCTCTCCTGGTGGATAACTGTTCTGCCCACCCACACATTGAAGGGCTAAGCAACATCAACCAAATATTTTTCCCCCCTAACACCACATCTGTCCTTCAGCCCATGGATCAAGGCGTAATACGAAGTCTTAAAGCTCATTATCGTCACAAAATTGTGCGTTTGTGTATCAAGGCTGTCGATAATAACGAACCCATGCCAAAAATTTCTATACTTCAAGCAATGAAAGATCTTGTTTCTTCGTGGAATGCTGTGTCGAAGAAGACTGTCatcaactgctttaaaaaagccggtatcagcaaaacaaacaaGAGTATTGAAGAAGCTGATGATGatcattcttttaattttttgacagAAGAACTTAACCGTTTGCGAGAGTTAGATCCTCGTGCCGTCCAAGAAGATCTCTCAGCGGAATCTTACATTGGTTTAGATTGCGATGTAGTAACCACCGGTTCACTTGCTACTGATGCTGAAATCATTGCTCAGATTTTAGACCCTAATTTTGAAAACGACGATAATGAAGTTGAAGATAGCGTTGACGAAGCTATTGACGTCGAAGCCCCGCCACGCCCATCTGATATTCAATTAGAAATTgcatttgaaacaattcaaaATGCTTCGCTATACAGCTCAAAATACGGA